A single window of Vibrio sp. SCSIO 43137 DNA harbors:
- the proC gene encoding pyrroline-5-carboxylate reductase, which yields MENRKITFIGSGNMSRSIISGLTKSGYDSRSITSTDPNREQRELLTSLYDIHTEKDNHLAAENADVIVLAVKPQIMELVCGALTDIDFSDKLVISIAAGISCQRLNELLDCQLNLVRVMPNTPALISKGMSGLFASESVSEADKEFAGQLMQAVGETCWVEQESEINNVIAAAGSAPAYFFLFMEAMQKEAVAQGFDPDTARLLVQQSALGAAEMVVANPQLELSTLREQVTSKGGTTAEALSTFNEHQLTDIVAKAMQAAVSRAEEMEKLF from the coding sequence ATGGAAAACAGAAAAATCACCTTTATCGGATCAGGAAATATGAGTCGCTCAATCATCTCAGGCCTGACTAAGAGCGGATACGACTCAAGAAGTATCACATCTACCGATCCAAACAGAGAGCAGCGGGAGCTACTGACTTCTCTGTACGATATCCATACAGAGAAAGATAACCATCTTGCCGCTGAAAACGCCGACGTTATTGTTCTGGCGGTAAAGCCACAGATTATGGAGCTGGTATGCGGCGCCCTGACTGACATTGATTTTTCTGACAAACTGGTTATTTCCATCGCAGCAGGCATCTCCTGTCAGCGTCTGAATGAACTACTGGATTGCCAGCTTAACCTTGTGCGGGTCATGCCTAACACGCCAGCCCTAATCAGCAAAGGTATGAGCGGTTTATTCGCTTCGGAATCAGTCAGTGAGGCAGATAAAGAGTTTGCCGGTCAACTGATGCAGGCCGTTGGAGAGACATGCTGGGTAGAGCAAGAGTCTGAAATCAACAATGTTATTGCCGCAGCCGGTAGCGCCCCTGCCTATTTCTTCCTGTTTATGGAGGCGATGCAGAAAGAGGCGGTTGCTCAGGGCTTTGATCCTGATACGGCACGTCTTCTGGTTCAGCAGTCTGCCCTTGGAGCAGCGGAAATGGTCGTGGCAAACCCGCAACTTGAACTGTCAACGCTGCGCGAACAGGTAACCTCAAAAGGCGGCACCACAGCCGAAGCATTAAGTACTTTTAATGAACACCAATTAACAGATATTGTCGCGAAAGCTATGCAGGCGGCAGTATCAAGAGCCGAAGAGATGGAAAAACTCTTCTAA
- a CDS encoding YggS family pyridoxal phosphate-dependent enzyme: MHSIQQNIEQVTRLIRNAEQKCGRTTNSVQLLAVSKTKPIQAIEQAISAGQLAFGENYVQEGVDKVSYFSQQHESENIEWHFIGPIQSNKTRPVAEHFNWVHTVDRAKIAQRLNDQRPQHLPPIQVLIQVNTSGEASKSGINDDEIFQLAELISSLPNLTLRGLMSIPANVSDHESQLAAFNQLAHLKNKLAEKHPGLDTLSMGMSGDMEAAVEAGSTMVRIGTAIFGARDYSKKA, translated from the coding sequence ATGCATAGTATTCAACAAAATATTGAACAGGTCACCCGCCTTATCCGAAATGCGGAGCAAAAATGCGGCCGGACAACAAACTCAGTACAGCTTCTGGCTGTCAGTAAAACCAAACCTATTCAGGCAATTGAACAAGCCATTTCCGCTGGTCAGTTAGCTTTCGGTGAAAACTATGTGCAGGAAGGCGTTGATAAGGTTAGCTATTTTTCTCAGCAGCATGAATCTGAAAACATCGAGTGGCACTTTATCGGCCCGATACAGTCCAATAAAACACGTCCGGTAGCAGAGCACTTTAACTGGGTTCACACCGTTGACAGGGCTAAAATCGCACAGCGATTAAATGATCAGCGCCCGCAACACTTGCCACCGATTCAGGTACTGATACAAGTAAACACCAGTGGCGAAGCCTCTAAGTCCGGCATTAACGATGATGAGATTTTTCAGCTGGCTGAGTTGATTTCTTCCCTGCCAAACCTTACGTTAAGAGGGTTGATGTCAATTCCTGCTAATGTCAGCGATCATGAAAGTCAATTGGCCGCATTCAACCAGCTGGCACACCTTAAAAACAAATTAGCAGAGAAGCACCCGGGGCTGGATACCCTCTCAATGGGAATGAGCGGGGATATGGAAGCCGCTGTAGAAGCAGGCAGCACAATGGTTCGCATCGGAACGGCGATCTTTGGCGCCAGAGACTACTCTAAAAAAGCATAA
- a CDS encoding type IV pilus twitching motility protein PilT → MDISELLEFSVKHNASDLHLSAGVPPMIRIDGDVRKLGVPALEHSDVHRMVFDIMTDAQKSEFEGNLEVDFSFELPQIGRFRVNAFNQSRGCSAVFRTIPTDIPTLQELESPAIFNDIAEMEKGLVLVTGPTGSGKSTTLAAMVDHVNQNFNKHILTIEDPIEFLHSNKKCLINQREVHKDTHSFKAALRSALREDPDVILVGELRDQETISLALTAAETGHLVFGTLHTSSAAKTIDRIIDVFPGNDKAMVRSMLSESLRAVIAQRLLKRVGGGRVACHEIMMATPAIRNLIREDKVAQMYSIIQTGAASGMVTMEQSAKKLIAQGVVDSEEVSKKIELESSSLF, encoded by the coding sequence ATGGATATCTCAGAGTTACTGGAATTTAGTGTAAAGCATAACGCATCAGATTTGCATCTTTCTGCAGGTGTTCCTCCTATGATACGTATTGACGGCGATGTTAGAAAGCTTGGTGTACCCGCTTTAGAGCATTCAGATGTGCATCGTATGGTTTTTGATATTATGACCGACGCGCAAAAGAGTGAGTTCGAAGGTAACCTAGAAGTGGACTTTTCTTTTGAACTTCCCCAGATTGGCCGTTTTCGTGTTAATGCATTTAATCAGAGCCGGGGCTGCTCAGCTGTTTTCAGAACCATTCCAACTGATATTCCGACTCTTCAGGAGCTTGAGTCTCCCGCCATATTTAATGACATTGCTGAGATGGAGAAAGGGCTGGTTCTGGTAACGGGGCCGACAGGTTCAGGTAAGTCGACCACTCTTGCTGCTATGGTTGATCACGTTAACCAGAACTTTAATAAGCATATCCTGACTATCGAAGATCCCATTGAGTTTCTGCACAGCAATAAAAAATGCCTGATAAACCAGAGGGAAGTGCATAAGGATACTCATAGCTTTAAGGCGGCGCTTCGTTCTGCCCTGCGTGAAGACCCGGATGTGATTCTGGTGGGAGAGTTAAGGGATCAGGAGACCATTAGTCTTGCCTTGACTGCCGCTGAGACTGGTCATCTAGTATTTGGTACCTTGCATACCAGTTCAGCCGCTAAAACCATAGACAGAATCATCGATGTATTTCCCGGTAATGATAAAGCCATGGTACGTTCCATGTTGTCCGAGTCATTGCGGGCGGTGATTGCTCAGCGTCTGCTTAAACGGGTTGGCGGCGGCCGTGTCGCCTGCCATGAGATTATGATGGCAACCCCTGCGATCAGAAACCTTATCCGGGAAGATAAGGTGGCGCAGATGTACTCAATCATTCAGACCGGCGCTGCATCAGGCATGGTGACAATGGAGCAGAGTGCGAAAAAACTGATTGCTCAGGGCGTGGTTGATTCAGAAGAAGTCAGTAAAAAAATTGAGCTGGAATCCAGTTCGCTGTTTTAG
- a CDS encoding PilT/PilU family type 4a pilus ATPase: protein MTEMTSLLEAMLQQKASDMYLTVDAPCQLRVNGQLQPVGETLDKNTVASLLDTIMDSEQQQLYRESKEANFAIVQPGDGQNSARYRVSAFFQREQPGAVIRRIETQIPTFSELALPDVLKQLATEKRGLVLVVGATGSGKSTSMAAMTGYRNSHKSGHILTVEDPIEFVHQHDKCIVTQREVGLDTESYEVALKNSLRQAPDMILIGEIRSRETMEYAMTFAETGHLCMATLHANNANQALERILHLMPKDKREAFLFDLASNLKGIVAQQLVVDKNGQQRHGVFEILLNTPRVSDLIRRGELNELKATMAKSAGAGMITFDQSLFELVQQGKISEAEALHSADSANDLKLMIKSNGSTFSSSGSLDDVTIDMG from the coding sequence ATGACAGAAATGACCAGTCTGCTGGAGGCAATGTTGCAACAGAAGGCATCGGATATGTACCTGACGGTCGATGCTCCCTGTCAGCTAAGGGTTAACGGGCAGCTTCAGCCTGTGGGAGAAACGCTGGACAAGAATACGGTTGCTTCTCTGCTGGACACTATTATGGACAGCGAGCAACAACAGCTTTACCGGGAGAGTAAAGAAGCTAATTTTGCTATTGTTCAGCCGGGAGACGGGCAGAACAGTGCCCGCTACCGGGTTAGTGCCTTTTTTCAGCGTGAGCAGCCGGGTGCCGTTATCCGCCGTATTGAAACGCAGATTCCGACTTTCTCTGAGCTTGCTTTGCCAGATGTACTGAAACAGCTGGCCACAGAAAAGCGCGGTCTGGTGCTGGTGGTTGGTGCTACGGGGTCGGGTAAATCGACCTCTATGGCCGCAATGACAGGCTACCGGAATAGCCATAAATCAGGCCATATTCTTACCGTAGAAGATCCTATTGAGTTTGTTCATCAGCACGACAAATGCATAGTGACTCAGCGGGAAGTCGGGTTGGATACAGAGAGTTATGAAGTCGCATTAAAGAACTCTCTCAGACAGGCACCGGATATGATTCTTATCGGTGAGATCCGCAGCAGGGAAACCATGGAGTACGCCATGACTTTCGCTGAGACCGGCCACCTCTGTATGGCGACGCTTCATGCGAACAATGCTAATCAGGCGCTGGAGCGGATTCTGCACCTGATGCCTAAAGATAAAAGAGAAGCTTTTCTGTTTGATTTAGCCAGCAACCTTAAAGGGATTGTGGCTCAGCAACTTGTAGTTGATAAAAACGGACAGCAGCGTCATGGTGTTTTTGAAATTCTGCTAAATACACCAAGGGTTTCTGACCTTATCCGTCGCGGTGAGTTAAACGAGCTTAAAGCAACTATGGCAAAATCGGCCGGGGCAGGGATGATCACTTTTGATCAGTCGCTGTTTGAGTTGGTACAACAAGGCAAGATAAGCGAAGCCGAAGCGCTGCACAGTGCGGATTCAGCCAATGATCTTAAGTTGATGATCAAAAGTAACGGAAGTACGTTTTCTTCATCAGGTTCTCTTGATGATGTCACCATTGATATGGGCTAA
- the ruvX gene encoding Holliday junction resolvase RuvX has protein sequence MSRTIMAFDYGTKSIGSAIGQEVTGTASPLKAFKANDGIPNWDDIEKQIKEWQPELLVVGLPADLHGNALETITPRAKKFANRLHGRFGLQVELHDERLSTTEARSELFEMGGYKALSKGNVDCQSAVVILESWFERQWGE, from the coding sequence ATGTCCAGAACGATAATGGCTTTCGATTACGGTACAAAAAGTATCGGCAGTGCTATAGGTCAGGAAGTAACGGGAACGGCATCGCCACTAAAAGCTTTTAAAGCTAATGATGGCATTCCCAACTGGGACGATATCGAAAAGCAGATTAAAGAGTGGCAACCAGAGTTACTGGTTGTCGGCTTACCGGCCGATCTACACGGTAATGCTCTGGAAACCATTACACCGAGAGCTAAGAAGTTCGCTAACCGCCTTCATGGCCGGTTTGGCCTTCAGGTTGAGCTGCATGATGAAAGGCTATCCACAACAGAAGCCCGCTCAGAGCTATTTGAGATGGGCGGTTATAAAGCACTGAGTAAAGGAAATGTGGACTGTCAGTCGGCGGTGGTTATTTTAGAGAGCTGGTTTGAACGTCAATGGGGAGAGTAA
- a CDS encoding YqgE/AlgH family protein, which translates to MNLSNHFLVAMPGMKDPFFHRSVIYICEHNEEGAMGLIVNAPIDITVGGMLERVDVDSVHPQIHKDSLEMPVLNGGPVSEDRGFILHEPKDSYQSSIQMTDQISVTTSKDILSVLGTEAEPRSYVVALGYSGWTAGQLEKELAENSWLTVEADPEVIFDTPVQDRWQKAVKMLGIDPGQLSVDAGHG; encoded by the coding sequence ATGAATTTATCCAATCATTTTCTGGTAGCTATGCCCGGTATGAAAGATCCCTTTTTTCATCGCTCAGTGATTTATATCTGTGAGCACAACGAAGAAGGTGCTATGGGGCTGATTGTCAACGCTCCAATTGATATAACCGTTGGAGGCATGCTGGAGAGAGTCGATGTCGACTCTGTTCACCCTCAGATACATAAAGATAGCCTCGAGATGCCGGTACTGAATGGCGGTCCGGTATCAGAAGATCGCGGTTTTATTCTTCATGAACCCAAAGACAGTTATCAGTCCAGTATTCAGATGACGGATCAAATCAGTGTCACCACTTCTAAAGATATTCTCAGTGTACTGGGAACGGAAGCGGAACCGAGGAGCTATGTTGTCGCTTTAGGTTACTCCGGCTGGACAGCAGGACAACTGGAGAAAGAGCTGGCAGAAAACTCATGGTTAACCGTCGAAGCAGATCCGGAAGTTATCTTTGATACTCCGGTACAGGATCGCTGGCAGAAAGCAGTAAAAATGCTGGGTATAGATCCGGGTCAGCTTTCGGTGGATGCCGGTCACGGCTAG
- the gshB gene encoding glutathione synthase: MIKLGIVMDPISSINIKKDSSFAMMLEAQKRGYEIHYMEMSDLHLDQGEAIADTKVVTLKEDPADWYQFQSEQTIALSDLDVVLMRKDPPFDTEYIYATYILERAEEKGTLIVNKPQSLRDCNEKLFTAWFPELTPTTIVTRKAEKIKAFQQEHGDVILKPLDGMGGASIFRVKQGDPNLSVIIETLTNHGQNYAMAQTFVPDISNGDKRILVVDGEPMPYCLARIPAKGETRGNLAAGGTGEPRPLSATDIQIAEAVAPTLKEKGLIFVGLDVIGDKLTEINVTSPTCIREIEAAFDVSVTGKLMDAIERRLEK; this comes from the coding sequence ATGATCAAACTGGGCATTGTAATGGATCCTATTTCATCCATTAATATCAAAAAAGACTCTAGCTTTGCCATGATGCTTGAAGCACAAAAGCGTGGCTATGAAATCCACTATATGGAGATGAGCGATCTGCATCTGGATCAGGGTGAAGCCATTGCCGATACCAAAGTCGTGACCCTGAAAGAAGATCCTGCCGACTGGTATCAGTTCCAGTCCGAGCAAACTATTGCCCTGTCGGATCTGGATGTGGTGCTGATGAGAAAAGATCCTCCGTTTGATACAGAGTACATCTACGCCACTTATATTCTGGAAAGAGCAGAAGAGAAAGGCACACTAATCGTAAACAAACCTCAAAGCCTGAGAGACTGTAACGAGAAGCTATTTACCGCGTGGTTCCCTGAACTGACACCAACAACCATTGTGACCAGAAAAGCTGAAAAAATTAAAGCATTTCAGCAAGAGCATGGTGATGTGATCCTGAAGCCCCTTGACGGAATGGGCGGAGCATCTATTTTCAGGGTAAAACAGGGCGATCCTAACCTGTCTGTTATTATTGAAACGCTAACCAACCATGGCCAGAACTACGCTATGGCTCAAACCTTCGTGCCTGATATCAGCAACGGCGATAAGCGTATTTTAGTAGTAGACGGTGAACCTATGCCTTACTGCCTTGCCCGGATTCCGGCCAAAGGAGAAACCCGTGGCAATCTGGCAGCAGGCGGTACCGGTGAACCAAGGCCATTAAGTGCAACAGATATTCAGATAGCTGAGGCTGTAGCGCCTACACTTAAAGAAAAAGGGCTGATTTTCGTCGGACTGGATGTTATCGGCGATAAGTTAACTGAGATTAATGTCACCAGCCCGACCTGCATTCGTGAAATCGAAGCAGCTTTTGACGTATCCGTTACCGGTAAGCTGATGGATGCCATTGAACGTCGTTTAGAAAAATAA
- the rsmE gene encoding 16S rRNA (uracil(1498)-N(3))-methyltransferase, whose protein sequence is MRVPRIYHPDTIQDVGLLTLSEDASGHVGRVLRMKPGQEVLLFDGSGAEFPAVISEVTKKSVQVTISERIERNSESPLDIHLGQVVSRGDKMEFTIQKSVELGVNTITPLISERCGVKLDAKRFEKKLQQWQKIAIAACEQCGRNIVPQIRPIMKLEEWCGEQDDALKLNLHPRAKYSINTLPQPINKVRLLIGPEGGLSVEEITMTEEYQFEETLLGPRVLRTETAALTAITALQVRFGDLG, encoded by the coding sequence ATGCGAGTACCACGAATTTACCACCCTGATACCATTCAGGATGTTGGACTATTAACTCTCAGCGAAGACGCCAGCGGCCATGTTGGCAGAGTGCTGAGAATGAAGCCGGGACAAGAAGTTTTACTGTTTGATGGCAGCGGAGCAGAGTTCCCTGCGGTTATCAGTGAAGTGACAAAAAAGTCCGTGCAAGTCACTATCTCTGAGCGCATTGAAAGAAACAGCGAATCACCGCTGGATATTCATCTTGGTCAGGTTGTATCAAGGGGCGACAAAATGGAGTTCACCATTCAAAAGTCCGTTGAACTTGGTGTAAATACTATCACCCCTCTGATATCAGAGCGTTGCGGTGTAAAACTGGATGCCAAACGCTTTGAAAAGAAACTTCAGCAATGGCAGAAAATTGCGATTGCCGCCTGCGAACAGTGTGGCCGTAATATTGTTCCGCAGATCCGCCCGATTATGAAGCTGGAAGAGTGGTGTGGCGAACAAGACGATGCTCTGAAACTCAACCTTCACCCGAGAGCAAAATACTCAATTAACACCCTTCCTCAACCGATAAATAAAGTACGCCTGCTTATAGGCCCTGAAGGCGGCCTGTCTGTCGAAGAAATCACAATGACCGAAGAGTACCAGTTTGAAGAAACGCTGCTGGGGCCACGGGTATTAAGAACAGAAACAGCAGCACTTACCGCAATTACCGCATTACAAGTTCGCTTTGGCGATCTTGGCTAA
- a CDS encoding SprT family zinc-dependent metalloprotease, giving the protein MENRELDYRARKALADYMSIARSHFNQTFPVPALNYKLRGKAAGKALLQQWEIRLNPVLFNENPQAFLTEVIPHELAHLITFQLYGRVRPHGTEWKSLMQQVFQLPGNTTHSLNISSVQGKTFEYRCDCSSYPLSIRRHNKVQSRQASYSCRNCQQTLAFTGTQLS; this is encoded by the coding sequence GTGGAAAACAGAGAGCTGGATTATCGTGCCCGCAAAGCACTCGCTGACTACATGTCCATTGCCAGATCCCATTTTAATCAGACCTTTCCCGTTCCCGCCCTTAACTACAAACTAAGAGGAAAGGCAGCCGGAAAAGCGTTGCTGCAACAGTGGGAAATCCGCCTGAACCCTGTGCTATTCAATGAAAACCCACAAGCTTTTCTTACGGAGGTTATTCCTCATGAGCTTGCCCACCTGATTACTTTTCAGCTATATGGCAGAGTGCGCCCGCACGGAACGGAATGGAAAAGCCTGATGCAGCAAGTATTTCAGTTGCCCGGAAATACAACCCACTCCCTGAATATTAGCTCTGTTCAGGGAAAAACCTTTGAATACCGTTGTGACTGTAGCAGCTACCCCCTGAGCATACGACGACATAATAAAGTTCAGTCCCGTCAGGCCAGCTACAGCTGCCGCAACTGTCAACAAACTCTCGCATTCACTGGCACCCAGCTAAGCTGA
- a CDS encoding DUF2189 domain-containing protein: MPNSTTPDKLHGKHDKHHHHNDYARTIPCHKLDTMAPLRWVSIGVKDFFQLPSITLFYGFCFMMAAVAVVQITQWQGTHLIVLPSLVIFMLLGPFLALGLYDASWQREKGNDASLLHSIKAIKRNTTSQWAFAVLLTVAMIFWMRIAALLHVLYPQVEGAPFADFVPFLLINAAIGLVFAVGIFSLSAFSIPLMMERRVDMMTAVFTSFNAVKENVGAMIIWGLIISACTLFGFVTYGVGMLFVIPVLGYATWHGYRETISRKDV, from the coding sequence ATGCCTAATTCAACAACGCCAGACAAATTACATGGAAAGCACGATAAGCATCATCACCACAACGACTACGCACGAACCATCCCGTGCCACAAACTAGACACTATGGCGCCACTCAGGTGGGTCAGCATAGGTGTTAAAGATTTCTTCCAACTCCCTTCCATCACCCTCTTTTACGGTTTCTGTTTTATGATGGCAGCGGTTGCAGTGGTTCAGATAACCCAGTGGCAAGGCACTCACCTGATTGTGCTACCTAGTCTGGTGATATTTATGCTTCTGGGGCCTTTCCTTGCTCTTGGCCTGTACGATGCAAGCTGGCAGAGAGAGAAAGGTAACGACGCCAGCCTGCTTCATTCAATCAAAGCGATTAAGCGAAATACAACATCTCAGTGGGCCTTTGCTGTTCTCCTGACTGTGGCAATGATCTTCTGGATGCGCATAGCTGCTCTTCTGCACGTTCTGTATCCACAGGTAGAAGGAGCTCCGTTTGCAGATTTTGTACCCTTCCTGTTGATCAACGCAGCTATTGGTCTGGTGTTTGCTGTCGGCATATTCAGCTTGTCAGCTTTCTCCATTCCATTAATGATGGAAAGGCGTGTTGATATGATGACGGCTGTCTTTACCAGCTTTAATGCCGTTAAAGAAAATGTAGGGGCGATGATTATCTGGGGTCTTATCATCAGTGCCTGTACCCTGTTCGGATTTGTAACATACGGAGTCGGCATGCTATTTGTTATACCGGTTCTTGGTTACGCAACCTGGCACGGTTACAGGGAAACCATCTCCAGAAAAGATGTCTAG
- the metK gene encoding methionine adenosyltransferase, protein MAKHLFTSESVSEGHPDKIADQISDAVLDAIIAQDPKARVACETYVKTGMVMVGGEITTSAWVDIEELTRETVREIGYVHSDMGFDADSCAVLNTIGKQSPDINQGVDRADPKEQGAGDQGIMFGYATNETDVLMPAPITYSHLLVQKQAEVRKNGTLPWLRPDAKSQVTFQYDQGKIVGIDAVVLSTQHCDSISTPDLREAVMEEIIKPVLPSEWLNKETNFFINPTGRFVIGGPMGDCGLTGRKIIVDTYGGAARHGGGAFSGKDPSKVDRSAAYAARYVAKNIVAAGLADRCEIQLSYAIGVADPTSIMVETFGTEKVSHDIIIEAVRQFFDLRPYGLQEMLNLLQPIYQKTAAYGHFGREEFPWEATDKAALLKEFAGL, encoded by the coding sequence ATGGCTAAGCACCTGTTTACTTCTGAGTCTGTATCAGAAGGTCATCCAGACAAAATTGCAGACCAAATTTCTGATGCCGTTCTTGATGCCATCATTGCACAAGACCCTAAAGCTCGTGTTGCGTGTGAAACTTATGTAAAAACCGGCATGGTTATGGTCGGTGGTGAAATCACTACTTCTGCATGGGTTGATATCGAAGAGCTAACTCGTGAAACGGTTCGTGAAATCGGTTATGTACACTCTGACATGGGCTTTGATGCTGATTCATGTGCGGTACTGAATACCATTGGTAAGCAGTCTCCGGATATCAATCAGGGTGTAGACAGAGCAGACCCTAAAGAGCAGGGGGCTGGTGATCAGGGCATCATGTTTGGTTACGCGACAAACGAAACCGACGTACTAATGCCGGCGCCAATTACTTACTCTCACCTTCTGGTTCAGAAGCAGGCTGAAGTACGTAAAAACGGCACGCTTCCTTGGTTGCGCCCTGATGCAAAATCTCAGGTAACCTTCCAGTATGATCAGGGCAAAATTGTAGGTATCGACGCAGTGGTACTATCAACTCAGCACTGTGACTCAATCTCTACACCGGATCTTCGCGAAGCGGTAATGGAAGAGATCATCAAACCGGTACTACCTTCAGAGTGGCTGAACAAAGAGACTAACTTCTTTATCAACCCAACCGGTCGTTTCGTTATCGGTGGCCCAATGGGTGACTGTGGTCTGACTGGCCGTAAGATTATCGTAGACACCTACGGTGGCGCGGCACGTCACGGTGGTGGTGCTTTCTCTGGTAAAGATCCATCGAAAGTAGACCGTTCAGCAGCTTACGCAGCACGTTATGTTGCGAAAAACATTGTTGCTGCAGGTCTGGCTGATCGTTGTGAAATCCAGCTTTCTTACGCTATCGGTGTTGCCGATCCAACTTCTATCATGGTTGAAACGTTCGGTACTGAAAAAGTATCTCACGACATCATTATTGAAGCGGTACGTCAGTTCTTCGATCTGCGCCCATACGGTCTTCAGGAAATGCTTAACCTTCTTCAGCCTATCTACCAAAAGACAGCTGCATACGGCCACTTTGGTCGTGAAGAGTTCCCTTGGGAAGCAACAGATAAAGCCGCTCTGCTTAAAGAGTTCGCTGGTCTGTAA